A genomic segment from Vicia villosa cultivar HV-30 ecotype Madison, WI unplaced genomic scaffold, Vvil1.0 ctg.001367F_1_1, whole genome shotgun sequence encodes:
- the LOC131634846 gene encoding myb family transcription factor PHL7-like — translation MYHPKNVPNSSLIGSNSLVHDQNIDCGRSGMDPGSGGNSLANNSKQRLRWTHELHERFVDAVAQLGGPDRATPKGVLRVMGVQGLTIYHVKSHLQKYRLAKYLPESSSDEGKKTDKKETGDMLSNLDGSSGMQINEALKLQMEVQKRLHEQLEVQRQLQLRIEAQGKYLKKIIEEQQRLSGVLSEAPGSGIAAPTPGDMCQQELDNKTEPATPDPEKAAKDHAPAKSLSVESFSSHHEPMTPDSGCQVGSPADSPNGERSTKKQRVSVEGEYSNPDMMLPHQILESSLPSYQQPTTVFLSRDHFDSALGMPTRSGEELDKLGGRNM, via the exons ATGTATCATCCAAAGAATGTTCCTAATTCGAGTTTAATTGGAAGCAATTCATTAGTTCATGATCAAAACATAGATTGTGGTAGGAGCGGAATGGATCCTGGTAGTGGAGGAAACAGTCTTGCCAACAACTCAAAACAACGTTTGCGCTGGACACATGAGCTACATGAACGATTTGTTGATGCTGTGGCTCAACTTGGTGGGCCCGATC GTGCCACACCCAAAGGTGTTCTCAGAGTTATGGGTGTACAAGGCTTAACCATTTACCATGTTAAGAGCCATTTGCAG AAATACCGACTAGCAAAATACTTACCTGAATCCTCATCCGATG AAGGGAAAAAAACCGACAAGAAAGAAACGGGGGATATGCTTTCCAATCTAGATGGTTCATC GGGAATGCAAATTAATGAAGCACTAAAGCTTCAAATGGAGGTGCAGAAGCGTCTACACGAACAATTAGAG GTGCAGAGACAGTTACAGTTAAGGATAGAAGCTCAGGGGAAATATTTGAAAAAGATAATCGAAGAGCAACAGCGACTCAGCGGGGTTCTTTCAGAAGCACCGGGCTCTGGTATTGCAGCACCAACTCCAGGAGATATGTGCCAACAAGAACTAGACAATAAGACTGAACCGGCAACCCCCGACCCAGAAAAAGCTGCTAAAGATCATGCACCAGCAAAGAGTCTTTCAGTCGAATCTTTTTCATCTCACCATGAACCGATGACTCCGGATTCCGGTTGCCAAGTCGGTTCTCCTGCTGACAGTCCTAACGGCGAGAGATCAACTAAAAAGCAACGAGTAAGTGTGGAAGGAGAGTATTCAAATCCAGACATGATGCTTCCACATCAGATACTAGAGTCAAGCTTGCCGTCATATCAGCAACCAACCACTGTTTTCCTTAGCCGAGATCACTTTGATTCTGCCTTAGGTATGCCTACTAGAAGTGGCGAGGAGTTGGACAAGCTTGGTGGCCGGAATATGTGA
- the LOC131634845 gene encoding uncharacterized protein LOC131634845 translates to MIDQFINFIIRPPRAQYNPDQYLWEKEFILAGKKYQRKDLELKNARGFTLQCSHYLPFSVPEDISLPCVVYCHGNSGCRADANEAAVILLPSNITVFTLDFSGSGLSDGDHVSLGWHEKEDLKMVVSYLRENKQVSRIGLWGRSMGAVTCLLYGAEDPSIAGMVLDSAFSNLYGLMMELVDVYKIRLPKFTLKMVVQYMRRVIEKKAKFDIMDLNCLQAAPKTFIPVLFGHANDDDFVHPHHSDLISESYAGDKNTIRFEGDHNSTRPQIFYDSVCIFFYNVLRPPHIPKARRFETYYSMRDSRVGSAVDEDVLYDIVSNLRSSSLDDAASSSASTTILNSILSPECEIREETTHGCGEPVDSKDEPISPFEDYFSYCGSTKESLGGDNDSEVFATPLGSMRETLEEQKEDEKNQKKKKKKKAETVGKKPKPDRLEKLESFSRRLRLCILRGSSHRRNKSS, encoded by the exons ATGATCGATCAATTCATCAATTTCATTATTCGGCCTCCCAG GGCTCAGTATAATCCAGATCAGTACCTATGGGAAAAGGAATTCATCCTTGCAGGAAAAAAATACCAAAGGAAGGATTTGGAG CTCAAGAATGCCAGAGGATTTACTTTGCAGTGTAGTCATTACCTCCCTTTTTCTGTCCCGGAAGATATTTCTCTTCCTTGTGTTGTATATTGCCATGGAAATAG TGGATGTAGAGCAGATGCCAATGAAGCTGCGGTGATTCTTCTTCCATCAAATATTACTGTTTTTACGCTTGACTTCTCGGGATCAGGCTTATCTGATGGTGACCATGTTAGCCTTGGTTGGCATGAA AAAGAAGACCTCAAGATGGTAGTGTCGTatttaagagagaacaaacaaGTATCTCGTATAGGTCTTTGGGGACGATCGATGGGTGCTGTCACTTG CCTTCTTTATGGAGCTGAAGACCCTTCTATTGCTGGAATGGTGTTGGATAGCGCCTTTTCAAACTTATACGGCTTGATGATGGAGCTTGTTGATGTCTATAAAATTCGACTTCCAAAGTTCACT CTTAAAATGGTTGTACAATACATGCGGCGGGTTATTGAGAAGAAAGCAAAGTTTGATATCATGGACCTTAACTGTTTGCAG GCAGCACCGAAGACATTCATTCCTGTTTTATTTGGACATGCTAACGACGACGATTTCGTTCATCCTCACCATTCTGATCTCATTTCCGAATCCTATGCg GGAGATAAAAATACCATAAGATTTGAGGGTGATCACAACTCTACTCGACCACAGATCTTCTACGATTCAGTTTGTATTTTTTTCTATAATGTCCTCCGCCCTCCTCACATTCCTAAAGCTCGTAGATTTGAGACATACTACAGTATGAGGGATTCAAGAGTCGGTTCTGCTGTAGATGAG GACGTATTATATGATATAGTCTCTAATTTACGGTCTTCAAGTCTTGATGATGCCGCTTCATCATCTGCTTCTACAACCATTTTAAATTCGATTCTATCCCCG GAGTGTGAGATTAGAGAAGAAACAACTCATGGCTGTGGTGAACCAGTAGATTCAAAG GATGAGCCAATTTCTCCATTTGAAGATTATTTCTCATATTGTGGCTCAACAAAAGAAAGCTTGGGTGGTGATAATGATTCAGAGGTATTTGCAACACCTTTGGGAAGTATGAGAGAGACATTGGAAGAacaaaaagaagatgaaaagaatcaaaagaagaagaagaaaaagaaagccgAAACAGTAGGAAAGAAACCGAAACCAGACAGGCTTGAGAAGTTGGAGTCCTTTAGTCGACGCCTGCGGCTCTGCATTTTGAGGGGATCTTCCCATCGAAGAAATAAATCCTCTTGA